The following is a genomic window from bacterium.
AATCTCACCAAAAGGTTCTAATAGATTATAACCTAATTCTGTCAACTTGATAGTGTAAAGAGCCTCAGTGCTGGTATCTGTTAAGGGTTTATCATCATTGTTTGTGTAAAAAAAATGCTTACTTTTGAGTCCTTCAGGGAGAAAAGAGTTGAACTCTTCAAGCAGTTGGTTGATATTGATTTTTTCAGTAATAAAAAAATCAAAATATTCATTACTACCTGAAACATTTATTGGTAAAGCAAACCCGAAACTCATTTTAGGGTGAGGCGAAAAGCCTTCTGTAAATTTTAGTGGTATATCAAGTCTTCTCAAACTTCTTTCCATTATTCTTTGTAAGTTTCTGTTTGATATAAACTTTGCTATACCCTCTTTTTCGTACGAGCATCTTATTCTATATTGATTCATTTTAC
Proteins encoded in this region:
- a CDS encoding TIGR03936 family radical SAM-associated protein; protein product: MNQYRIRCSYEKEGIAKFISNRNLQRIMERSLRRLDIPLKFTEGFSPHPKMSFGFALPINVSGSNEYFDFFITEKININQLLEEFNSFLPEGLKSKHFFYTNNDDKPLTDTSTEALYTIKLTELGYNLLEPFGEIVEKDTQQVVIKTKLNNFSHKGMLALLMEGKILSIHREIIGNDIQNGK